A window from Planctomycetota bacterium encodes these proteins:
- a CDS encoding calcium/sodium antiporter, whose protein sequence is MPALDALTIILMLVGFPVLIIGADVLVRGASAISRALGISPLVVGLTVVSFGTSAPELAVSVKAAADEKGSLALGNVIGSNIFNVLLILGLCAVIRPMRVKLPIVRRDVPLMIIMAFAVWVMGLNGLISTWDGLILVAVLAAYLLRLYIQARRGKFEVAADEDIPEAPKTFAQVALNIGLVALGVLMLVVSANMLVNGAVAIAEYFKISELIIGLTIIAAGTSLPEVAASGMAAFKKQGDLAVGNVVGSNLFNIMAVLGITSVVDPQGIRVPTEALYFDIPVMVAVMVACFPVFFTGFKITRFEGSIFLFYFVAYMLFLVLDAQQHDALQTYTLVLSTVVIPLTVIALTALMVNSIRRQYRRKRLAKMARQVKVARDLLRVDA, encoded by the coding sequence ATGCCGGCCTTGGACGCGTTGACGATCATTCTGATGTTGGTTGGCTTCCCGGTGTTGATCATCGGTGCCGACGTGCTGGTTCGCGGTGCGTCGGCGATCAGTCGAGCATTGGGGATCTCGCCGCTGGTGGTCGGGCTGACGGTCGTGTCGTTCGGGACCAGCGCGCCGGAACTGGCGGTGAGCGTGAAGGCGGCGGCCGACGAGAAAGGCTCGCTCGCGCTGGGCAACGTCATCGGCTCCAACATCTTCAACGTGTTGCTCATCCTTGGCCTGTGCGCGGTGATCCGGCCGATGCGGGTGAAGCTGCCGATCGTGCGCCGCGATGTGCCGTTGATGATCATCATGGCGTTCGCCGTTTGGGTGATGGGTCTGAACGGGCTCATCAGCACCTGGGACGGGCTGATCCTCGTGGCGGTTCTCGCGGCCTACCTGCTACGGCTGTACATCCAAGCACGACGCGGCAAGTTCGAGGTCGCCGCCGACGAAGACATCCCCGAGGCACCCAAGACGTTCGCGCAGGTCGCGCTCAACATCGGCCTCGTCGCACTAGGCGTGCTGATGCTCGTGGTCAGTGCGAACATGCTGGTCAACGGCGCGGTGGCGATCGCGGAGTACTTCAAGATTTCCGAGTTGATCATCGGGCTGACGATCATCGCGGCGGGCACCTCGCTGCCGGAGGTCGCCGCGTCGGGCATGGCGGCGTTCAAGAAACAAGGTGACCTCGCCGTCGGCAATGTCGTCGGCTCCAATCTGTTCAACATCATGGCCGTGCTCGGGATCACGTCCGTGGTCGACCCGCAAGGCATTCGCGTCCCCACCGAAGCACTCTATTTCGACATTCCCGTAATGGTCGCGGTCATGGTCGCGTGCTTTCCGGTCTTCTTCACCGGCTTCAAGATCACACGCTTCGAAGGCAGCATCTTCCTGTTCTACTTCGTCGCGTACATGCTCTTCCTGGTGCTAGACGCCCAGCAGCATGATGCGTTGCAAACGTACACGTTGGTGCTGAGTACGGTGGTGATTCCGTTGACGGTCATCGCGTTGACGGCGCTCATGGTCAACTCGATCCGCCGGCAGTACCGCCGCAAGCGGCTGGCGAAAATGGCCCGTCAGGTGAAAGTCGCTCGCGACTTGTTGCGAGTGGACGCCTGA
- the gatB gene encoding Asp-tRNA(Asn)/Glu-tRNA(Gln) amidotransferase subunit GatB: MPDSARQVKDYKVLVGLEIHVQLATESKMFTAAKNGFGGDPNTQVDPVVLGLPGVLPVMNKKAVEYSIKAGLALGCKIAEHCKWDRKSYYYPDLPKNYQISQYDQPLCGEGVFELEVDGEVRPIRIRRAHLEEDAGKLLHDAPGGYEIDFSIVDLNRAGTPLLEIVTEPDFSTAKEVAAFGQELQRLVQFLGISHGQMQMGHMRFEPNINVHITDADGNVHKTAITEIKNLNSFNVLEKATDYEVRRQIQTWLETGDLGRKSTYGWDADNEQTVLQREKEEAHDYRYFPDPDLMPVRVSEQWLHEIKASIGELPRQRRERYAKLGLPPESAQVIASDKSAGDYFDAIVDAGAEPKRALALIDTMREIAGNRREELADLPLTPARVAEVGLLVQEGKVQASKETGRKILESLIETDRPAETAATDLGLIQSNDTGPVDDAIDKLIADNPQPLQDYRGGKQAAFGALVGMVMRNGKGLNPKLVQQRLREKLID, translated from the coding sequence ATGCCAGACAGCGCCCGCCAGGTCAAGGACTACAAAGTCCTCGTCGGTCTCGAGATTCACGTCCAGCTCGCCACCGAGTCCAAGATGTTCACCGCCGCAAAGAACGGCTTCGGCGGTGACCCCAACACGCAGGTTGATCCGGTCGTTCTCGGCCTGCCGGGTGTGTTGCCGGTGATGAACAAGAAGGCCGTCGAGTACTCGATCAAGGCCGGGCTCGCGCTCGGCTGCAAGATCGCCGAGCACTGCAAGTGGGATCGCAAGTCGTATTACTACCCCGACCTGCCCAAGAACTACCAGATCAGCCAGTACGATCAGCCGCTCTGCGGCGAGGGTGTGTTCGAGCTCGAAGTCGATGGCGAGGTCCGACCCATCCGCATCCGCCGTGCGCACTTGGAAGAAGACGCCGGCAAGCTGCTGCACGACGCACCCGGCGGCTACGAGATCGACTTCTCCATCGTCGACCTCAACCGCGCCGGCACGCCGTTGCTGGAGATCGTCACCGAGCCGGACTTCAGCACCGCGAAGGAAGTCGCCGCGTTCGGTCAGGAGTTGCAACGCCTCGTCCAGTTCCTCGGCATCAGCCACGGCCAAATGCAGATGGGCCACATGCGCTTCGAGCCGAACATCAACGTTCACATCACCGACGCCGACGGCAACGTTCATAAAACCGCCATCACCGAGATCAAGAACCTCAACAGCTTCAACGTGCTGGAGAAGGCGACCGACTACGAGGTGCGGCGGCAGATTCAGACCTGGCTCGAGACCGGCGACCTCGGCCGTAAATCGACCTACGGCTGGGACGCGGACAACGAGCAAACGGTCTTGCAGCGCGAGAAGGAAGAAGCCCACGACTACCGCTACTTCCCCGACCCGGACCTCATGCCGGTACGCGTGAGCGAGCAGTGGCTGCACGAGATCAAGGCGAGCATTGGCGAACTGCCGCGGCAACGCCGCGAGCGTTACGCCAAGCTCGGCCTGCCGCCGGAGTCGGCGCAGGTGATCGCATCGGACAAATCCGCCGGCGACTACTTCGACGCGATCGTCGACGCCGGTGCCGAGCCCAAGCGGGCGCTTGCGCTGATCGACACGATGCGCGAGATCGCCGGCAACCGCCGCGAGGAGTTGGCCGACCTTCCGCTCACGCCGGCCCGCGTCGCCGAGGTCGGGCTGCTCGTGCAGGAGGGCAAGGTGCAGGCGAGCAAGGAGACCGGCCGAAAAATCCTCGAAAGTCTGATCGAAACCGACCGCCCCGCCGAGACCGCCGCGACGGATCTGGGCCTGATCCAGTCCAACGACACCGGCCCCGTCGACGACGCCATCGACAAGCTCATCGCCGACAACCCGCAACCGCTCCAAGACTACCGCGGCGGCAAACAAGCCGCCTTCGGCGCCCTCGTCGGCATGGTCATGCGCAACGGCAAAGGCCTGAACCCGAAGCTGGTGCAACAGCGGTTGCGGGAGAAGCTGATCGATTGA